One region of Camelus bactrianus isolate YW-2024 breed Bactrian camel chromosome 22, ASM4877302v1, whole genome shotgun sequence genomic DNA includes:
- the NHP2 gene encoding H/ACA ribonucleoprotein complex subunit 2, whose product MTKMKADSDGREAQADACSGERTYHELLVNLNPIAQPLASRRLTRKLYKCIKKAVKQKQIRRGVKEVQKFINKGEKGIMVLAGDTLPIEVYCHLPVMCEDRNLPYVYIPSKTDLGAAAGSKRPTCVIMVKPHEEYQEAYDECLEEVQALPPPM is encoded by the exons ATGACCAAAATGAAGGCAGATTCGGATGGGCGAGAGGCTCAGGCGGACGCGTGCAGCGGGGAGCGCACTTACCATGAGCTGCTGGTGAATCTGAACCCCATTGCCCAGCCCCTGGCTTCTCGCCGCCTCACGCGGAAGCTCTACAAATGCATCAAGAAAG CCGTGAAACAGAAGCAGATTCGGCGCGGGGTGAAGGAGGTTCAGAAATTTATCAACAAAGGCGAAAAAGG GATCATGGTTTTGGCAGGAGACACATTACCCATTGAGGTATACTGTCATCTCCCAGTTATGTGTGAAGACCGGAATCTGCCCTACGTCTATATCCCCTCTAAGACG GACCTGGGTGCAGCCGCTGGCTCCAAGCGCCCCACCTGCGTGATAATGGTCAAGCCCCACGAGGAATACCAGGAGGCCTACGACGAGTGCCTGGAGGAGGTGCAAGCTCTGCCCCCGCCCATGTGA